A segment of the Meles meles chromosome 4, mMelMel3.1 paternal haplotype, whole genome shotgun sequence genome:
TATTccaaaatagaagaatgaaagcCAGCGTGCCAGGAGCCTTACGTAGGTTACCTTTTATAGTGCTCACACACCTCTGTCAGGTTGGGATGCTATCAGTCTCAGAGAAGCCAGGCATGTTCAATGCTCACACAGCCTGtgagcaagaaaagaagaaacagccTGGACTGACTAGAGCCCATGCAGTCCCAAGTGTGGTGCACTGTCCAACAGATCATTCGGTGATTGTTTATTAGAAAAGATGTCCAAGTCCTGAGGGAGGAAATACACCAACAATTAAAAAGTTCTGAGGAGAAAACCAAAGCTCCTGGATGGGGTGATCAATTTAGACGTCTCCTCTCCCATCATTGACAGAACAGTTGCCATGGAGAAGGAATCGACAAATGTACAAAGCTCAGAAGTGTTCACATCTCAGAGGGTGTCAGTTTTTGCATGGGAGAGAATAGCTCTTCCACACTACCAACTCCAGCATGCCATCAAGGGGGAATGGTAAGTGGAAATTGTAATTTACTGAAATACCAACCTAGGCTAAATGTAATCATCAAATGAAGAACTTTGTGGCCCATGAAAAAGTCAGCAACCAGGACAAGACATGCCAAAGGAACCAAAGGCAAAGGCTCCAGGGTTCTCATCACAGTCAGATGAGAGACAAGGACAGCAAAACTGTAGGACATATACAGCCAGCTAAGTACATCCAGGATTGGCATTTGACCTACTTTAGGGCAAATGCAAGTAACTCATGGGCTTCTTCAGTGTGAACTAAGCTGTTCCCAACCCTTCCCAAAATGTCTTCAGGCTGATTCTATCCCTTCTTCCCTGTCCACAAAATGTAAAAAACCTATTAGTACCAGAACACCCTTCTCTCTATTCGACTGCACGctagttctctcttctgcccctAGGGCAGCCAAGATAGTGCTCTATGCTACCCCACAAACAATTACTGTAATTAGGTTCAGACTCTGAGCAAAATCCATCCTTCTCTGACACTCCCAAAAATCTGACTCCAGGTAAAAGTTCTAGGATTCCACAAAAATTCATCCCAACCCCCAGTGCATCTTCTACCCCCCCCAACATAGTAAACTGAAGAAATaccttttcctcctcccctgcaGAGATCATTCATTTTCAACCCATTTCCCTAAATACTATTTCTAACACCTCATGTAAAGACCTGAAAATGATGGGGAAGGAAATACCCCTGGGCATCCCAGCAGGGGGATCAGCTCTGAGGCAAAGGCAGGagatcaaaagagaaaactgcTTAATACACACTTGCCATCTTTCTGGACTGCTACCCTGAATTTCTCAGGGGAAATGAGAGTCCAGTATACTTTCTCAGAGACCACAAAGGCCAGGCTAAGAGCCAGCTCATATGCTGGAGTCCTAGTAAGCATCACCACTTCCTCAATTTTGTTCTTGCCCAGTTTTAAGTTAGTGACTGTAGTCAGGCTGCTCCATTGTCCTGGATACTGGCGCCGGACTGCCAACTTCATTGGTATTGCTGCCCTGTCCACTTCACTGGTCTGTGCAGCAGCTGCCTGTTCAGTGTCACTGGTGAGGAAATGCCCCCCCCAAGCGCCCCGCTCCACTTACCCTCCCTCCAGGTCGCCAATGGAACGTAGAGCAGACACCTAGCTACTCCACCTGTTCCTACAACCACCAAATCTGCTCTTCCTACTCTCTTCATAGTCGGGTCCCAAGCCAGTATCTAAAAGCCTCCACCCAAAGCTTCCacaaaaatgaacatttccaGGCTATGCAAGTGACTCATTCAAATCAACGTGATCTGACTTCCTAAGAGACTGAAAGTGTTGCAAGGACACAAGCAGGGCTCCTTGCCAATTCAAAATTCTATGCCAAATGGGTGGTATCTTCCGGGCCTGGGGTGCCCTCAAGAGCCAAAAGCACAATACTCTCTCTCCCAGATAGAAAATCACATTAGAGAATAAATGGAGATAGGCAACCAGGAGGCTGAGATAACCCTAAACCCAGATACCAAAAGGCCAGAATAGATCCTACATTGACATGTGATCATCAGACTGTGGGCCAGAAATATACCACagacaaattggaaaaaaaaagattttagggtaatagaaaagattttttttttaagctggggAAGAGAGTCTGAAAAagtaaagtttaattaaaaaatcatatacaCAAACAACTTCTGATTTGTGTTAAGCTCTCCCATTGGGTCTTTCACAGGCAAGTTGAGTCCACTGAGTCCAGACCACCTAAAGATGCACCCCCAGTGGCCGTCCACTCAGCCAGCCCTTTCCTGAACAGGTGGTCAGTAGTAACTGCTCCTCAGGCTCGAATGGATGTCCAACTCCTGAGTGACTTAAGGAGCAAGGCTGGCTTCCTGTGTGCTTCAGAAGGCCAGTTTCTTCATCAGCAGATAAACTCTGGAATCCACTTCAAATCCATGCAGGTTGTTGGCATCACCCTGCAGCCTCATGAGCAGGCCGCCATAGGACACGTAGGCAGAGCTGAAATGGAAGGCCCCAGTCCCATGAGTTTAAGCTCTGGAGCGGCAGTGACCCAGTGGCTCTCCATcccttttttaagaaaaagaggcACTCTTCTAGTGTTTGTCATTAGGAACCAAAATTCAGAGAAGGATGAATGCAAAGATGTGTGCAAAGAGGTTTTCTTTCTATCAACAAAAGTGGAAATTGCTACACACCCAGGATGACAGAAATGGTTAAATGAATTAAGATATATCCATTTACTGGAATGTTATGCAGCTATTAAAATGTTTAGGAAACGCTTTAAACGGACAAGGGGAAATCTGTTTTACATAACTTAAATTATGAGCAGAATAAAACATTGTAATAAACAAGATAAtctcaaagaaaaaagtacacaGGAAAAAACTAGAATATTCAAAAATGTTTACGTAAAAGATTTCCTCTGGGTATGGAATTATAGGTGACTTTTTTGCTTCTTCACATTACTTCTCTGCTTTTCAAATTTCTCACAAAGGGTACATAttgttctaataaaattttaaagaaaaggaaaaacagttgGGTAGGGAAACCAAAGAAGTAGGGACTGGATTGTAGAAtagcaaaacacacacaaataaacaaaaacaagaaagccTAGCAGTTTAATCCCTTACTGCTGCATCTAGTTCTTAGGGAAGCAACCTTCCTTTGCCCTTCACATAGCAAGATCACCGGTTTCTCATTTGGACCCTTGGGCCCTGAGGTCCTGACAAAGGGCCAAGTGAGCAACCTACATTTCTGACTGGAAACTATTCCCACAACAGTTTCTTTCTAGGTCCCACCTAGATCTGAGGTGCCTTGGGGAGAGAAACCAAACCCAGGAAACATGAAGCGTGGTGCAAATTTCCATAGCAGAGCTCAGATTATCAGAACAGGGCTGGGGCAAGGGTTCTCACGAGACCATGGCACTTACAGACGAGTTGCTGCTTCAGTAGAAGTTTCGTCACCCTCAATCCTGTATACTTTTCCATACATTACATACTCAAACTGGTCAGCCCTGTGGAACAGCAGTGGCAAGGTTAGTCTTCAAAGTAGTTAACAATAATAAGAAGACCTTTAAAAACGGTAACTAAGTGTCAACATTCTAAGAGACGTTTTCCAAACACAATGCCATTTAGTCCTCCCAGCGACCCTATGAGCAAGGTGTGACCACCTGTACTttactgatggggaaactgaggctacaAAAGGTTAAGGCTATTCAACAAGTAAATGGTAAGCCTGAGATTTGAACTCAGTGGAGCTCCAAAGCCTTTCCATTACACCAAACTCTCCCAAGATGCAAGGCTCACACAGCCTGGATCACTGAGTGGTCATCTCTTCAGCCATCAGTAAGTTACAACCCACACAGCATGTAACCACTGTCCTGGATAAACACCTGGCTGTCTGAATTCTTGAGAGCTGCAATTTCCTTACGGTTGCTCAGATTCTACTGATAATCACTTATTCCACAAATTAAATAAGGGTCTTTCTATACCACTCATCTACTTAGTCCTCAGGCATATTTCAAGTActcccttcttcattccctcaCCTGGAAGGTCTATCATCTGTGGGATTGTATTCACCGTCATCCAGGGTACCATCTTCATATAAGGTACTGGCTATGACCAACCGGAACTTGTCACCTGAAAATCATGGCACTTTCTGAGGCTGAAGAacagctgaaatgaaaaaaagctCCCTGCTATTGTCTGTGTTCAATACTTACCCAAGTCTACAGGATAAATCTGAATGTTTACATCTAAGATCAGGTCCATCTTGAAAGATTCACTCTCACAATGTAGTCGAGACActggagggaagcagagaaagagccacaTGGGTAATTGCCAGGCCCAGGGCAGACCTGGCAGACCCCACTTTGAAGGATTATATGTAACTGAACACTCATTCTAACCCAGTCTGCATTCACTAGCCTCTCATCTGCTCCCAAAGAAGTGCAGACATATGCCAGGAGGACAGGGGAGAAAAGCATGGCAAGTGGACAGAATCCCAGAAAAGAATCAAAGGTCCTCTGGCAATCAATAATATCCTGGTTCTAGGCCTGCCTAGGTGATTAAGAAACAAactgactttgggcaagttattcatTCATCCAAAGGTTTTGTCTTTCTGTGCCAGATGCTGTGCGGAGTGGATTACTAGGACTCTAAGAACTGGTGTTTGTTTTGAAGAACATCCAGTCTCCAGGCAAAGGAAGAGACACCAAAGAGGAATGACTAGTGATCAAGGACAGAATAAAAAGCTGTATAGCAAGCAGTCAATTCTAAGCTAAGGTTCTTAGGACAATACAAGAATGTAGCCTCTAAAGTCGGATTATTTCACTGTGCAGCCTTGGGTAGGTTACTTAACTTCTCGGAACAAAATGGGTAAGACACCAGCCACCTCATGGTGGCTCTTGAAAGGAATAGGTAGGACAAAGTGTGTGTAAGGTGCACGGTACGGCGACTACCACAGAGTGGGAAGCGATTAGAAAGATGCGCAGCCTACCAGCACCATGAGAAAAGGACATCCAGGCACACACACAGCATGTGTGAAGCCAGGCCGCGTTCGGGGTCTCCGCGTTCTCATCTATACAAGGTCTCCTGAGGGAGATTCCTATATCAGGAACTGCCGGTAGGGGGAGGCCACGTGGGTGGGTGGACAAGGGGCCCAGGGGCGTGTCCCCGAGGTGGTTACCCCCTTCCTCTTAAACCGCCCCTACGTCTCCGTACACCTTACCTCGGTCAAACTTCTTGCCCTCCGGGTCAATGTCTTTCACATCAAAAATATCCTCAAACAGGATGCCCGCCATGCTAGGGTGACCACGAGAGTAGCAGAGGGACTGGGAGCGCGACCACGCCTTAGGGGTACACCCTCCCCCTCACTCGCAGTACAGGACAGAAGAACCGAAAGATAGCGCTTAAAGAGCGGCAGCAAACGACTAGGTCAACGCATGCGCACGGACATTCAGTAACGCCACTACTTCCGCCGCCTGCCTTTCGGGGCTTCCTAACTTCCGCCCCGAATGAGTCCTTCCTAGAGGTCTCAGGGTTTAGGGCGGGTCTCAGGGCCAAATAACTCCGCCCCAGGGGCGGGACACGATTAGTTCCACCTCCGGGCGAGGTGGCGCGGTTTCTAGCTGTACGCCGAGGCTCTACTGCGCCCTCTTGAGAGTCCGGGTCGGGAAGACTGGAATGCACGGGGGCCTTGATCCTTGGCCCAGAGAAGCCCGGCCCAAGCCTTACCCTGCTGGTCTGCGTGCCCGGCGAGGGCACAGTCCGCGCCGGGGGCGGGCGGAAGAGAACTCCGCCCCCAGCACGCTGACCCTGCAGGGCGCAGAGCCCAGTCCCCCAAGCTGGCACTGAGGCCTCCTAGCCCGGCCAGGACCTGACCGGCTTGGCCCTGCTGGATGTCACCCGAGCCGGGTCCGTCCAGTTTGGGAATTTGCCATGATGTCACTATGGGGAAGAGGAAAGCCTGCACTTGTCCCCTCCCCTGGTACTGTACCCTCCCTACCTGCCCTCTTCCCCTGGGCCCTACTCTCTTCCACTCCACCCCTTCAGCCCAGAATTAACCCCATCGCACTGCTCTCCTCCTGAGGACTGCCCCCTTCAGCTTGGTACTACCTGTTCCCACACACCATTGCCTTCCCCTTCTGGACGCTGGTCTATGGGCCCCTTCATGCAGGCACTGTCCTCTCCCACGGACACTGGCTCTTCCTTTCTACTGCCCCTTCCTCTTGGGTGCTGGCTTCTCTCACACTGTCCCCTTTCTGGcactgcctctgcctcccacatGCCCCTTCATCCTGGTACTGCGTCGTCCTGCACACTCCCTGGTTCCTGGGCACTGGCCTCTCCCCCAGCACTAGCTCCTACATTGCCCATCCACCCTGTGCTCACCCTACCCTCTGCTCTATCCTCCTCCGGACCCTGAGAGAGAACGCAGAGCCCCAGGAGGCTGTTCGCCTCTGTTCCCCAATGGTGGCGAGACGTTAGCCTACTCGAGTTTCTCCTTGGGCCCTGCCAGGAAAAAGCGACCTCTGTACCCCCACGCCCGCCTTCCAGGAGGCCTCGCCAGCACCTAGACATCTCTTCCCTGGAGCCTcaccccttctctttccctccccacctccacccggGTACACCCCGCAGGCCGGGTTGTTCCAGGTGCGACTTCCTAGGGAGCcgaggaaaagaggaggaggagggagtggaATGAGAGAGACCGAGAGGCCCCGTTCTGAGCATCACCTCCTCAGCCCCGCCTTCTGGGCCTAGCGACAccccccccgtccccccccccccaacctttgCTTCTCACCCTCGACAGAGCAGAGGGGCCTTGCCAGGCCCGTCTGAGCCGCTGGCCCCTCCGGAGAAGCCAGAGAGGGCTCCACTCTGAgagactgagcccagagcctgatttAGACGGCTCTGCAGCCCCGGCCCGAGGACCTACCGCCCCGGCGTCTCCAGCCCCTCCAGCGTCTCcagcccctccagcccctccagcCGGGACTCCGGGAGCCGCGGGCCGGCCCCTCCACGTGCCAGCGGCCCCGCCCCCACTCTAGCCGCCCGCGCCCCTCTCAGTCCAGGCCTCCGCGCAGAGGGGGCACCACCGAGAACGTTCCAAGCGCCCCCTTCCGCCTCCCGGCAGGTCGGGAGGCGGCCCCAACGCAGACCCCCGCCCGGCTGGGCCGGCCCCTGTGGATGGGCGGGCGGGCGGAGCGGCGCGGAGGGCACCGCCCTCGGCCCGCCCGCGGAGGAGGGGACGCGAGCGGGAGGCTGAGCCAGCAGCGCCCGCCCGGAGCCCGCAGCACTCTGCACTCGGCCGCCGGGGCGGCAGGGACGGGACGGGTGCTGGCGGGGCCTCTGCGGGCCGGGATCGGAGTCCGGGCCCGAGCCCGAGCCGCAGCGGGAGGCCAGAGGGCTGTAGGCAGAGATGGCGGCCGCGggggccgcggcggcggcggaaGGGATGGAGCCGCGGGCGCTGCAGTACGAGCAGACCCTGGTAAGCCGAGACGAGCCTTGGGGAGTACACTCGGGGACCGCTGCTCCGGGTTACCCTTGGAAGCGCGAGGCCCGGGGGCCTATCCTAACCCCGCCCTTGCCTTCtgagctggggaaactgaggctcgagGGCCTGAGAGGCTGGAGGGCTAAAGGGTGGAAAGCTGCATGCAActgaggcggggggcggggggcactgtAGAGGACAAGGACTTCAGGTGCTTATCCCAGGTGTCCTTCCATTTACCACCCCAACATACACGTtttctttgctcctccccctcaccACCTGGGCTGAGGTCTCAGCACCCCACTACCCCGTTCCCAGCACCACTCACCCTcgaactttttctcttttccctcccgTTTCCACCATCCGAGacactccctctgtccccactAAGTGCTTGGCACTATGCTGGAAGTAGAAACAAGAGTGTGTAGAAAGATGTTCAGACCCAAACCCAGCCCCAGCCCTTACCCCTGTGGGGGCTGACAACCCAGCATTGGCAGGAACCCCTCCGGATTCTCTGGGGGAAGAGGTGGCCTGCCACCCCGAGGTACTGGAACTTTAGGGGGGATGTGTCAAGCAGGAATGGGTGTGGGAATGGGGACCTTTGTCCATGCTGACTCTGGGTAtccagcccccacccacctcagGGGTGTCCCTTGACTTCTTTAGTAGCAGGGGTCCTGGGACTGTGAGCTGACTTATGGCCACCGTTGTAACTCAGTGTTTCCAAAGCCTTTTGCCCCTTCTTGTGTCAAAGGGCAGAGGACCCAAACTCGGAAGGGAGTGGGCCCTGTGGCTCCTTTTTACCAGCTTGGGTTGGAATTTgcccaggaaggaggcagggagggaacgTCTCCAGGAGTAGATGTCCTGAGCTGGGAGGTGCCCGTTATGAGAGAGACTGGATGAAACAGGATGACAGGGAGAGGTGGCAAGGGCAGGGgtggagcaaggggagaggggcaagccTTGGCTAGTGGGGGAGGTGTCTATCAGTTTGCCATGGCTGAGAATGGGGCTTTGGGCAAGGAAGCCAGGCACCTGACCTCTGAAATGGTGTCTCTCTGTTGCTCCAGCCCCATCTCTACCTCCTCTGCCTGGTCTCTATCTCTGGAACGAATCCTCAGGGTCAGGCTCTCTCCCAACCCTCTCTGTTCcagcctctcccccttctccttctaatccctttgtctttctctcatccCCTATCACCTCCCCCGCCTGCACTGTGTCCTGCCTCTTTGTactctctctgttttcctccttccttcttcccctcacctcttctcttttctcttttctgactcttcctctgggctctcttttccctttctcctctctctgcttccctctcctccctctctaccactctctctctgtgcctctatCTTTCCCTccctcgccccccccccaccaaccccagcCCCAACAGGAGCCCTTTGTGTCCCGAAGCTCTGCGGGTGGCAGCCGGAATCtactcctccccgccccccaacacacgCCCAGCTTGGCAGGTCTAGCTGAAGCTCAGCGACTCTCCCTCCCAGCACCCCAGCATCCCCAGTCACAGCCCAGCCATCCGCTTCTGCCGCCCCCCAGCCCACCAGTGGACTCAGGGCAGCTCCTGAGTGGAGCTAAGGCCACCGAACACTCTCCACCCACCGGGAGACTTTCCACTCCCAGCTGGGCTGGGAGGCTGTGGGGGGAGGTCGGGGTGGAGAATGGGGACAAGAGGATTAGGGTGGGTGGGAAGGGTGCAGCGGCGGCGCTGGTCACAGGCTAGAAGCCCAGCAGGAACGTGATAAGGATTGAGGCCCCGCCTGCTCCTAGGCCCAGCTcagctgcccccagctccctgaggccCTCATTGTTGTTACCCTTCCGTCCTTGACCATCCCTTATTCTTTgaccttccctcctcccactttCGGACTGCCTTaggtttttccatcttttcctcctCTGGGGACTTCGGACTGCCTTaggtttttccatcttttcctcgTCTGGGGACTTCGCTCCCACTCCTCCTCCATGCTCCCAGGCAGGCCTGGGAGAAGAGGACCAATTATTCTGCCACCCCCAGCACTGTGCCCTGTACCTTGGCTGTCCCCATCAGTCTGGCCAGCACAGCCCCCACAGTCCACAGTGTGCATTGTTTCCACACCCCAAGTCAAAATGGGAACTGTGGGTTCAAGAGGGGGCATAGAGTGTGGCGGCTGGGAGAAGGAGAATTGATGCAGTGGTCCCCATTCAGCCCACATCTGAATGCTGATTCCCCCATCTTCCCCATTGCTCAGATGTATGGCCGGTATACTCAGGACCTTGGGGCCTTTGCCAAAGAGGAAGCTGCTCGGATTCGCCTGGGAGGGCCCGAGACCTGGAGGGGTTCACCTTCCTCTCGGGCTCCTCCAGAGCTTCTGGAATATGGACAGAGCCGTTGTGCCCGATGCCGCAGTGAGACCTGGGTTGGGGGAGGACACCTGGCTGCTGTGCCTAGGGGGGTGGGTTCCGTAGAGCTACCCACTGGGAGGTGGCAGGttgggagtggggcagaggtaGGAGCACTTTGGTGCTAGCCCGCCCACTCTTCTCTGCCCTACTCACAGTCTGTTCCGTACGCTGCCATAAGTTCCTGGTGTCCAGGGTTGGCGAAGACTGGATCTTCCTGGTCCTGCTGGGGCTCCTCATGGCTCTGGTCAGCTGGGCCATGGACTATGCCATCGCTGCCTGTCTCCAGGGTAAGGACAAGGGCTGGCAAGCAGCAGATGGGAAGAAGCAACCTGCTTCCTCCATGCTACACTTGTCCAAGTAGTTTGGCTCCTTGGTGCCTGATCACTTTCCCCAGCCAGCCTGATTGCCCCTTGTTCAGGCACCATCACTGCCCCTCCCACAGGCCACaatttccctcccctccccaactgaCCAGCTTACCTATTGGTGATCTTTGTCCCCACGAATGCCCTCTAGAGCCCCCTCTCTACCCCTTGTGCCTAGGCTCTCTGCAGTCGGCATTCCCTGGGATAGCTTGCCATATCAGTATGTTGCAGTGGCTGGGTGGGGACTGGGTGTGTGCCCCTGAGGTCCCGCAGCTCATCTTCTCCACGCAGCTCAACAGTGGATGTCCCGGGGCTTGAACACCAGCCTCTTTCTCCAGTACCTGGCCTGGGTCACCTACCCCATCGTCCTCATCACTTTCTCAGCTGGATTCACACAGATCCTGGCTCCTCAGGCTGTTGGTAcagtgggagagaaggggagggcagggaggggacgtTCTGGAACAAGCCACATCAAATGACTCTCGGGGAATGTCACCTGTGCAGGCTCCGGCATCCCTGAGATGAAGACCATCTTGCGGGGCGTGGTGCTGA
Coding sequences within it:
- the POLR2H gene encoding DNA-directed RNA polymerases I, II, and III subunit RPABC3 isoform X2; this encodes MDLILDVNIQIYPVDLGDKFRLVIASTLYEDGTLDDGEYNPTDDRPSRADQFEYVMYGKVYRIEGDETSTEAATRLSAYVSYGGLLMRLQGDANNLHGFEVDSRVYLLMKKLAF
- the POLR2H gene encoding DNA-directed RNA polymerases I, II, and III subunit RPABC3 isoform X1, with the protein product MAGILFEDIFDVKDIDPEGKKFDRVSRLHCESESFKMDLILDVNIQIYPVDLGDKFRLVIASTLYEDGTLDDGEYNPTDDRPSRADQFEYVMYGKVYRIEGDETSTEAATRLSAYVSYGGLLMRLQGDANNLHGFEVDSRVYLLMKKLAF